The Methanocella arvoryzae MRE50 DNA window GAATTCGATAAGGCCATCCAGCTGGATGAGGACTATACTGAGGCCCGCTACTGGAAATCGATCGTCTACGCGAAAATGGGACGGGAGAAAGAAAGCAGCCAGGAGTATAGAACCGCCTACGATAGCGACCCTGAGGATGTCGAGCTAATGTACGAGTGGGCTAAAGAAGTCGCGGCCGCAGGGAAATATTATGAGGCTATCAGGGTGTACAGAGATATACTGATAGCTCACCCGGAATATTATGAAGCCAGGGTCGACCTGGGAAGCGCGTTGATCAGGGCAGGGAAGGAGAACGAAGGATACGAGGAATATGCGCTGGCGAGAGCCTCGGACCCGGATAACCCGATGATCCCTTTTATGATAGGCGAATTCCTGCTTTCTATGGATAGGCTGGACGAGGCGCTGGACGCGTTCAAGTCCGCACAGGAGCTGTCGCCGAATGCGCCGGATGTGTATCGGCGGATCGGGGATGTTTTGCATCGTAAGGGTAGGGTTGACGAGGCGATTTCTGAGTATAAGAAAGCGATTCGGCAGAAGCCGCATGATGTGGAGCTACATGCTGGGCTC harbors:
- a CDS encoding tetratricopeptide repeat protein translates to MTPKPGAPTVEEEKFDLSTDQEIDQHFEAGMDFRDMGNYGRAVEEFRKMSELEPDDAEAHRLLGEALYRNGAYEEALKEFDKAIQLDEDYTEARYWKSIVYAKMGREKESSQEYRTAYDSDPEDVELMYEWAKEVAAAGKYYEAIRVYRDILIAHPEYYEARVDLGSALIRAGKENEGYEEYALARASDPDNPMIPFMIGEFLLSMDRLDEALDAFKSAQELSPNAPDVYRRIGDVLHRKGRVDEAISEYKKAIRQKPHDVELHAGLGDLYLEKGMKDDAVREYRRVKKLEPEFPLSEKGERMVGSANWK